The following proteins are co-located in the Xyrauchen texanus isolate HMW12.3.18 chromosome 43, RBS_HiC_50CHRs, whole genome shotgun sequence genome:
- the LOC127635980 gene encoding keratin, type I cytoskeletal 18-like, with product MASSMSVRSFSMGRQPSFTSLSLRDSGRARSKAAVSFATTKPLTRSSSMSMTDLNGLSNLSLNGLHGNSTNEKEAMQSLNSRLANYLDKVRTLEKSNADLELRIKQLMLDRVPKGHDIDSMMAQAHALEQEVRKKTLENARIMLEIDNAKLAADDFRIKWETENAMCQSVERDCVALKKAKSDHDQIIATLRGDLDSLKEELYFLKKNHEEEIDSLRGRIAQEEVNVEVDAAHGPELGTVLAELRSQYEGIVHKNKEETENWYRKKLDMVQTQVRESNEALRGAQSELTERQRFLQTLEVELESLHKQVAALEGNLGETGQKYTQEMERLQATLAQLEDNLSQLRLDMQRTKTDYEQLLRIKQNLEMEIATYRRLLEGEEMVKEIPQPPKKEPDVRTRKIVKVVTQTMINGKVVDESSEVEQIEETKK from the exons ATGGCATCTAGCATGTCTGTACGGAGTTTCTCTATGGGTCGACAGCCCTCTTTCACCAGCTTGTCTCTGAGGGACAGCGGACGTGCCCGATCCAAAGCTGCCGTCTCATTCGCAACCACCAAGCCCCTGACTCGCTCTTCCTCCATGAGCATGACTGACCTGAACGGTCTGTCCAACCTGTCCCTCAACGGCCTGCACGGAAACAGCACCAATGAGAAAGAGGCCATGCAGAGCCTCAACAGCCGCCTGGCCAACTACCTGGACAAGGTTCGCACTCTTGAGAAGTCCAACGCTGACCTGGAACTGAGAATCAAGCAACTGATGCTGGATCGTGTGCCCAAAGGTCACGACATCGATTCCATGATGGCCCAAGCCCATGCTCTAGAACAGGAA GTGAGAAAGAAAACTCTGGAGAATGCTCGCATCATGTTGGAGATCGATAACGCCAAGCTGGCTGCGGATGATTTCAGAATCAA GTGGGAGACAGAGAATGCCATGTGTCAGTCCGTGGAGAGGGATTGTGTGGCCCTAAAGAAAGCAAAGTCAGACCATGACCAGATCATTGCCACACTCCGTGGAGACCTGGACAGCCTGAAAGAGGAACTCTACTTCCTGAAGAAGAATCACGAGGAG GAAATAGACAGCCTAAGGGGACGAATTGCTCAAGAAGAAGTCAATGTGGAGGTGGATGCGGCCCACGGACCTGAGCTGGGGACTGTTCTGGCTGAGCTTAGGTCTCAGTATGAAGGCATCGTCCATAAGAACAAGGAGGAGACTGAGAACTGGTACCGTAAAAAG ttgGACATGGTGCAGACGCAGGTGAGAGAGAGTAACGAGGCTCTGAGAGGGGCTCAAAGTGAACTCACTGAGAGACAGCGCTTCCTGCAGACCCTCGAAGTGGAACTGGAGAGCCTGCACAAACAG GTGGCGGCTCTAGAGGGTAACCTGGGCGAGACGGGGCAGAAGTACACCCAGGAGATGGAGCGACTGCAGGCGACCCTGGCCCAGCTGGAGGACAACCTTTCGCAGTTGCGCCTGGACATGCAGCGTACTAAGACGGATTACGAGCAGCTGCTGCGTATCAAGCAGAACCTGGAGATGGAGATCGCCACCTACAGGAGACTGCTGGAGGGGGAGGAGAT GGTTAAAGAGATTCCTCAACCACCCAAGA AGGAGCCTGATGTCCGTACCCGTAAGATAGTGAAGGTGGTAACGCAAACCATGATCAACGGTAAAGTGGTTGATGAATCCAGCGAAGTCGAACAGATTGAAGAGACAAAGAAGTAA